Proteins encoded in a region of the Cytobacillus pseudoceanisediminis genome:
- a CDS encoding GNAT family N-acetyltransferase yields the protein MIQSTDKIVIAEYHEGFAAGIAKMWNLSRDSWGGDTSVMTEEQVKTKEANNGNITLYLALDGEEVVGYCGLSEYKEDTGSLYIPLLNVRPDYHGRKIGKMLVLKALQKTIELGWPRLDLYTWPGNVKAVPLYKKCGFFWEDRDDTTHLMNFIPAVHQTQLLKPAFEKLDWYSSSMREIDVKPDGIKESGFTFYEYLWENGEVSARVRFERTGRGISLIETDDYLLELSMDHHEVIENEIQNFQLKLINKTGVPVSFKAEGNNQGRVEAVFEHDLMAESDAVITGQFIVHEGEEPSIWKTHPSLEVKVWVNGEECELRLGLLPKQPAKITGGSKGNLRFINQEAELEIEVENNLEEDAVFHLSFPVSDLVELEERDFRIELHKKGRKLLKVPFIVKKYGFYQPEMAILATKENGDELAFSCSSMGIPIKSFGQKFGGESKDYWHICNGICQVNIRKLDYKITAGRNESVNQPFAFFAPKLGKPFSAEFSKAKPAAAEWFTDDTAITFKLVFKSEAFTGILVSLYTSLYGEGLVKIWAELTNEGDEKYENLYFSQPLYYEMQKPYFPLDNEVIEFSDIKELGFMELSGITENWFFADHNGEPVGFCWPKNAKSNPDGWQFYYQQETGCIESGNQIVLAPGYLSIGAFRTWEEMRHFAGVGTEYEKNVYHEKALIINRGNPVAKEQDTAEFTLKTYRSSYLNGTIDLYLNTDKKQTSNFSQEQELSVFKSNFPIKDTEPLSIINAEITLDSEKKQVRELLLVPRGNVRMLTEEHGGKTVYIMDNGIISLKGAPDFYPGLFSLTYKEREWLDSSFPEPVAKGWWNPWTGGMKTVPSQMSVFSLLKESSSAEFTSVKDSYGNEWSTLAISTKVVHHSIWKGLEYTQYFALLPGVPLLAHWVKAENAGGKYLLNEKWITDLFIAGSSLKDLTLTVSDKGAESAYQAGVEEQSFVLIDGSRISSCLSPENMYVMRSKDNEFLGAYMNKEAFEVISERKAGPLAKPGFIAFDERSFEGRLLNRLHNLEFC from the coding sequence ATGATTCAAAGTACAGACAAAATAGTCATTGCAGAGTATCATGAGGGCTTTGCGGCAGGAATAGCAAAAATGTGGAACTTGAGCAGAGACAGCTGGGGCGGAGATACCAGTGTAATGACTGAAGAACAAGTAAAAACGAAGGAAGCGAATAATGGCAATATTACTTTATACTTAGCGCTGGATGGTGAAGAGGTCGTAGGCTATTGCGGGTTATCGGAATATAAAGAAGATACGGGATCCCTATACATCCCTCTTTTAAATGTAAGGCCGGATTACCATGGACGGAAAATAGGAAAGATGCTTGTGCTGAAAGCGCTGCAAAAAACAATTGAATTGGGCTGGCCGCGCCTTGACTTGTATACATGGCCAGGAAATGTGAAAGCTGTCCCGCTTTACAAAAAATGCGGTTTCTTCTGGGAAGACAGAGATGATACAACACACTTAATGAATTTTATTCCGGCTGTTCATCAGACACAGCTTTTGAAACCTGCCTTCGAAAAGCTTGATTGGTATAGCAGCAGCATGAGAGAAATTGACGTGAAGCCAGATGGAATCAAAGAAAGCGGCTTTACATTTTACGAGTATTTATGGGAGAACGGTGAAGTGTCTGCAAGAGTCAGGTTTGAAAGAACGGGCAGAGGAATCAGTTTAATAGAAACGGATGATTACCTTCTAGAACTATCCATGGATCATCATGAAGTAATCGAAAATGAAATCCAAAATTTCCAGCTCAAACTCATCAATAAGACGGGAGTTCCTGTTTCTTTTAAGGCTGAAGGCAATAACCAGGGAAGAGTCGAAGCTGTTTTCGAACATGACCTGATGGCCGAGAGTGACGCGGTAATTACCGGACAATTCATAGTGCATGAAGGGGAAGAGCCTAGTATCTGGAAAACGCATCCTTCATTAGAAGTTAAGGTGTGGGTAAATGGTGAGGAGTGTGAATTGCGCCTTGGTCTGCTGCCTAAGCAGCCAGCCAAAATTACAGGCGGTTCAAAAGGGAATCTCAGGTTTATAAATCAGGAAGCTGAATTGGAAATTGAGGTTGAGAACAACCTTGAAGAAGACGCCGTATTTCACCTTTCATTTCCTGTAAGTGATCTTGTCGAATTAGAAGAGCGGGACTTTAGAATAGAGCTTCACAAAAAAGGGCGTAAGTTGCTGAAGGTGCCTTTCATTGTTAAAAAATATGGCTTTTATCAGCCGGAAATGGCAATATTGGCAACAAAGGAGAATGGAGACGAACTCGCTTTTTCATGCAGCTCAATGGGCATCCCCATTAAAAGCTTCGGTCAAAAGTTCGGGGGAGAGTCAAAGGATTATTGGCATATCTGCAATGGAATCTGCCAGGTGAATATCCGTAAATTGGATTATAAAATAACGGCTGGCAGGAACGAAAGTGTTAACCAGCCTTTCGCGTTTTTTGCTCCTAAACTTGGGAAACCCTTTTCAGCTGAATTTTCAAAGGCAAAGCCGGCGGCAGCAGAGTGGTTTACAGATGACACGGCAATCACTTTCAAATTGGTATTCAAGTCTGAAGCATTTACAGGTATTCTTGTATCATTGTATACATCCCTATATGGTGAAGGCCTTGTTAAAATATGGGCTGAATTGACAAACGAAGGGGATGAAAAATATGAGAATCTGTATTTCAGCCAGCCGTTATATTATGAAATGCAGAAGCCGTATTTCCCCCTGGATAATGAAGTAATCGAGTTTTCTGACATAAAAGAATTGGGGTTCATGGAGTTATCAGGTATAACCGAAAATTGGTTTTTCGCCGATCATAACGGCGAGCCGGTTGGATTCTGCTGGCCGAAAAATGCGAAGTCCAATCCTGATGGGTGGCAATTTTACTATCAGCAGGAAACTGGCTGCATTGAATCGGGAAATCAGATAGTATTGGCACCTGGCTATTTATCAATAGGAGCTTTCCGGACATGGGAAGAAATGCGGCATTTTGCAGGTGTCGGGACAGAGTATGAAAAAAATGTTTACCATGAAAAAGCACTAATTATCAATAGGGGAAATCCAGTTGCAAAAGAACAGGATACAGCAGAATTCACTCTTAAAACATATCGTTCTAGTTATCTTAATGGCACTATTGATTTATATTTAAATACAGATAAAAAACAAACCTCAAATTTCAGTCAAGAACAGGAATTAAGTGTGTTCAAATCCAATTTTCCTATTAAGGATACGGAACCTCTATCTATTATAAATGCTGAAATTACCCTTGACAGTGAAAAGAAGCAAGTAAGGGAACTTCTGCTTGTGCCCCGGGGTAATGTCCGTATGCTTACGGAAGAGCATGGCGGCAAGACTGTTTATATCATGGATAATGGCATCATTAGTTTAAAAGGTGCACCGGATTTTTATCCTGGCTTATTCTCATTAACCTATAAAGAGAGGGAGTGGCTTGATTCATCCTTTCCCGAACCGGTTGCCAAAGGATGGTGGAACCCATGGACTGGCGGCATGAAAACTGTGCCATCGCAAATGAGTGTGTTCTCGCTATTGAAGGAGTCATCTTCTGCTGAATTTACCAGTGTTAAAGATTCGTATGGAAACGAATGGTCTACATTGGCCATCAGTACGAAAGTTGTCCATCACTCCATATGGAAAGGCCTTGAATATACACAGTATTTCGCGTTATTGCCGGGAGTGCCGCTCCTTGCCCATTGGGTAAAAGCGGAGAATGCAGGCGGGAAGTACCTGTTAAATGAAAAATGGATTACAGATTTATTTATAGCCGGTAGCTCATTAAAGGATCTTACTCTTACAGTAAGTGACAAAGGAGCAGAATCAGCATATCAGGCCGGAGTTGAGGAGCAGTCATTTGTTCTAATTGATGGATCCCGTATTTCCAGCTGCCTGTCTCCTGAAAATATGTATGTAATGAGAAGTAAAGATAATGAATTCCTTGGAGCATATATGAATAAAGAAGCATTCGAAGTTATTTCGGAACGAAAAGCAGGCCCATTGGCCAAACCGGGCTTTATTGCATTTGATGAAAGAAGCTTCGAGGGCAGACTGCTTAATAGACTCCACAACCTGGAATTCTGCTAA
- a CDS encoding DegV family protein — MDKIAWVTDSTAFLNNELRNHPHMYQIPMTIIMDGKEYTDGVDLTPEELYASLKTLDTPPKTSQPSIGAFQELYENLQKDYDCIIAVLVSAKLSGTVSSSEQAAQLVDIPVYSIDSKILSYPLTRLILKGMELAEAGLDIKEIIRRLEALRDTGETYVLIGSLEQLHRSGRMSGVQFFLGSMLNVKPIISVRDGELSVKEKARSERKAKDKIVNLLKGAHERKLLKEVFILYGLHPEEAETWKKELQEEFNGVEFGCYSLGATIGVHAGENTLGISWLNGLE; from the coding sequence GTGGATAAAATTGCATGGGTAACAGACAGCACTGCTTTTTTAAATAACGAGTTAAGAAACCATCCTCACATGTACCAGATTCCGATGACCATCATTATGGATGGCAAAGAATATACAGATGGAGTTGATTTAACACCGGAAGAACTTTATGCGAGCTTAAAAACCCTTGATACTCCTCCAAAAACTTCCCAGCCATCCATTGGTGCTTTTCAGGAGTTATATGAAAATCTGCAGAAGGACTATGACTGTATTATCGCAGTGCTGGTATCGGCAAAACTCAGCGGGACTGTTTCTTCCAGTGAACAGGCAGCCCAGCTGGTTGATATACCAGTATACAGCATAGACTCCAAGATATTATCATACCCTTTAACAAGATTAATCCTTAAGGGGATGGAATTGGCAGAAGCCGGACTGGATATTAAAGAAATTATCCGCAGGCTTGAGGCACTCCGCGATACGGGAGAAACCTATGTCCTCATTGGGAGTCTTGAACAGCTTCATAGAAGCGGCAGGATGTCCGGAGTTCAGTTTTTCCTGGGCAGCATGCTAAATGTAAAGCCGATCATTTCAGTTCGTGATGGGGAATTAAGCGTAAAAGAGAAAGCCAGAAGCGAAAGAAAGGCAAAAGACAAAATTGTGAATCTGCTCAAGGGTGCACATGAGAGAAAACTGCTGAAGGAAGTATTCATCCTATACGGTTTGCATCCGGAAGAAGCGGAGACATGGAAGAAGGAGCTCCAGGAAGAATTTAATGGAGTTGAATTTGGATGCTATTCTTTGGGGGCTACCATTGGCGTCCATGCAGGAGAAAATACACTTGGCATCAGCTGGCTGAATGGCCTGGAATAA
- a CDS encoding HD domain-containing protein yields the protein MHLTEKFVRDTLGEDSTGHDWHHIERVRKNALYIAKKEQAGDPFLIEMAALLHDIPDAKLNTSREAGERKLSDFLQEIEIAEEASSSIKTIIDSVSFKGGNNKKVLSVEAKIVQDADRLDAIGAVGIARAFAYGGKKGQPIHDPGLEIRKVMTEDEYRNGKSSSINHFYEKLLKLRDLLNTDTAREMAEERHQIMEKYLHQFFIEWNGQA from the coding sequence ATACATTTAACAGAAAAATTCGTCCGGGATACACTCGGAGAAGATTCAACCGGGCATGACTGGCATCATATTGAGCGGGTGAGAAAAAATGCCCTTTACATAGCCAAAAAGGAACAAGCAGGAGATCCTTTTTTAATTGAAATGGCAGCGCTGCTTCATGATATACCCGATGCTAAGCTGAACACTTCAAGGGAAGCTGGAGAAAGGAAGCTATCTGATTTTCTGCAGGAAATTGAGATTGCAGAAGAAGCTTCCAGCAGCATTAAGACAATTATTGATTCAGTTTCTTTTAAAGGCGGCAATAACAAGAAGGTCTTAAGCGTGGAAGCTAAAATAGTCCAGGATGCGGACCGATTGGATGCGATTGGTGCTGTAGGGATTGCACGGGCATTTGCCTATGGCGGCAAAAAAGGGCAGCCAATTCATGATCCCGGCCTTGAAATCAGAAAAGTAATGACTGAAGATGAATACCGGAATGGTAAGTCATCATCCATCAATCATTTCTACGAAAAGCTATTGAAGCTGAGAGACCTGCTAAATACTGACACTGCCAGGGAAATGGCAGAAGAGCGGCATCAAATTATGGAGAAATATCTGCATCAATTTTTTATAGAATGGAATGGTCAAGCATGA
- the ilvD gene encoding dihydroxy-acid dehydratase — MRSDMIKKGTDRAPHRSLLRAAGVKEEDFGKPFIAVCNSYIDIVPGHVHLQEFGKIVKEAIREAGGVPFEFNTIGVDDGIAMGHIGMRYSLPSREIIADSLETVVSAHWFDGMVCIPNCDKITPGMMMGALRVNIPTVFVSGGPMKAGVDSSGKPLSLSSVFEGVGAFESGQIDEKRLQEIEQVACPTCGSCSGMFTANSMNCLAEGLGLALPGNGTILAVSEERKEFVKRSAKQLMELIKKDIKPRDIVTIDAIDNAFALDMAMGGSTNTVLHTLALAHEAEFEYPIERINQIANRVPHLAKIAPASDYHIEDVHNAGGVSAIINELLKKPDALNGDCLTVTGKTLRENVAGSEILDKNVIRTLENPHSERGGLAVLFGNLAPEGSIIKVGAVDESVGGYHRGPAICFDSQEEALSGIITGKVQEGHVVVIRYEGPKGGPGMPEMLAPTSQIVGRGLGAKVGLITDGRFSGASRGISIGHISPEAAEGGPIAFVENGDIIELDLNNRTINLEISDEEFEERKANWQGFEPKVKKGYLARYSKLVTNASTGGVMKI; from the coding sequence ATGAGAAGTGATATGATCAAAAAAGGCACAGACCGGGCTCCGCACCGCAGCTTGCTGCGTGCTGCCGGGGTAAAGGAAGAGGATTTCGGAAAACCATTTATTGCTGTGTGCAATTCCTATATTGATATCGTACCTGGACATGTGCATTTGCAGGAATTCGGTAAAATTGTTAAAGAAGCAATCCGTGAAGCAGGAGGAGTTCCATTTGAATTTAATACCATCGGAGTAGATGATGGAATTGCCATGGGCCATATTGGCATGCGCTATTCTCTGCCAAGCCGCGAAATCATTGCAGACTCACTTGAAACAGTTGTTTCTGCACACTGGTTTGACGGAATGGTCTGTATCCCGAACTGCGATAAAATTACGCCTGGAATGATGATGGGGGCCTTAAGGGTTAATATTCCAACCGTTTTTGTCAGCGGAGGCCCGATGAAAGCTGGCGTTGATTCAAGCGGAAAACCTTTATCTTTAAGCTCTGTCTTTGAGGGTGTAGGTGCCTTTGAATCTGGACAAATCGATGAAAAAAGGCTTCAGGAAATCGAGCAGGTTGCCTGTCCGACTTGCGGATCATGTTCCGGAATGTTCACTGCAAATTCCATGAACTGTCTGGCAGAAGGGCTGGGCCTTGCACTTCCTGGCAATGGGACGATTCTGGCAGTATCAGAAGAGAGAAAAGAGTTTGTTAAACGTTCAGCCAAGCAGCTGATGGAATTAATAAAAAAAGACATCAAGCCGCGCGATATCGTTACAATTGATGCGATTGACAATGCATTTGCCCTGGATATGGCAATGGGCGGGTCAACCAATACAGTTCTTCACACATTGGCACTTGCTCACGAAGCCGAATTTGAATATCCGATTGAACGAATTAATCAGATTGCCAACCGGGTTCCGCATTTAGCGAAGATTGCTCCTGCTTCAGATTATCATATTGAAGATGTTCATAATGCGGGTGGAGTCAGTGCGATCATCAATGAATTGCTTAAAAAGCCGGACGCCCTGAATGGAGATTGTCTGACGGTTACCGGAAAGACGCTAAGGGAGAATGTTGCAGGCAGTGAAATTCTGGATAAAAACGTAATCCGTACCCTGGAGAATCCGCATTCTGAACGCGGAGGGCTGGCAGTTCTGTTTGGAAATCTTGCTCCTGAAGGATCAATTATAAAAGTCGGTGCTGTTGATGAATCAGTAGGCGGATACCATAGAGGACCAGCCATCTGCTTTGATTCGCAGGAAGAGGCATTATCCGGAATCATTACCGGCAAAGTGCAGGAAGGCCATGTTGTAGTCATTCGATATGAGGGTCCTAAAGGAGGGCCTGGAATGCCGGAGATGCTTGCACCTACTTCCCAGATTGTTGGCCGGGGACTCGGGGCAAAAGTCGGCCTGATTACAGATGGCCGTTTCTCAGGGGCTTCCAGGGGGATCAGCATTGGGCACATTTCTCCTGAGGCTGCTGAAGGCGGGCCTATTGCATTCGTGGAAAATGGAGATATCATTGAATTGGATTTGAATAACCGTACAATCAACCTGGAAATCTCGGATGAAGAATTTGAAGAACGCAAAGCCAATTGGCAAGGCTTCGAGCCAAAGGTCAAAAAAGGGTATCTTGCCCGTTATTCGAAGCTTGTAACCAATGCCAGCACAGGCGGCGTTATGAAAATTTAA
- a CDS encoding BrxA/BrxB family bacilliredoxin, with product MSMAYEEYMKQMVKPMREELVQAGFKELTASEDVEQFMEGLEGTALVVVNSVCGCAAGLARPAATQAVLRSEKKPDHLVTVFAGQDKEATAKMREYFDGYEPSSPSMAVLKGKEVVHFIHRHDIEDHSMEAIMENLLAAFEANC from the coding sequence ATGTCTATGGCATATGAAGAATATATGAAACAAATGGTAAAGCCGATGCGTGAGGAGCTTGTACAGGCTGGTTTTAAAGAACTGACGGCTTCAGAGGATGTAGAGCAGTTTATGGAAGGTCTTGAAGGAACAGCTCTGGTTGTTGTCAATTCAGTTTGCGGCTGTGCTGCTGGACTGGCTCGGCCGGCAGCTACACAGGCCGTTTTACGCAGTGAAAAGAAACCTGATCATTTAGTGACGGTGTTTGCAGGACAGGATAAAGAGGCAACAGCTAAAATGCGCGAGTACTTTGATGGATATGAGCCTTCATCTCCTTCTATGGCTGTTTTAAAAGGGAAGGAAGTTGTGCACTTCATTCACCGCCATGATATTGAAGACCATTCCATGGAAGCGATCATGGAAAATCTTCTTGCGGCTTTTGAGGCGAATTGCTGA